Proteins encoded by one window of Streptomyces sp. LX-29:
- a CDS encoding heavy metal translocating P-type ATPase, translating into MSAPAASADTLTTELVVGGMTCAACVARVEKKLGRVEGVSATVNLATGRARVSHPAEVTVEELVAVVEGAGYTAELPPQPRSRDDSDATGGPDAEETERTADRFRLLITTLLSVPVLVLSMVPALQFRNWQWLCFVLAAPVAVWSAWPFHERALRGVKHGGATMDTLVSLGVIASFAWSTYALFFGGAGEPGMSMPFTLLPTASGETAHVYLEAAVAVTLFVLTGRRLEARARRGTGSALRALASLAVKDVLVRDARGAEQRVPIERLRVGDLFVVRPGERVATDGVVTEGSSALDLSLVTGESAPVEVGPGSAVVGGAVNSGGLLEVRAEAVGADTQLARIAQLVSDAQAGKARVQRLADAVAEVFVPAVLAIAVTVLGFWLGAGVDPQAAITAAVAVLVVACPCALGLATPTALLAATGRGAQLGILVSGPQALEGLRRVDTVVLDKTGTLTVGVMDVVELTARADGLGAEEALRLAGAVEQGSEHPVGRAVVAHARRGAPDTALPAVTDFAATAGLGVSGRVDGRRIEVLRPDAAPSSPAATEEKSTAAAGAPEAAEAAALPAELAAAVRAAEEAGQTAVLLRVDGVPEAVIALGDTLRSGSYRAVDHLKRLGLRPVLATGDSEPAARAVAEKLGIEEVHARITPEGKAELVSGLRERGHRVAFIGDGVNDAAALAGADLGIAMGSGTDAAIGAADVTLVREDMAAVADAVRLARRTLGTIRANLVWAFTYNVLTVPLAAVGWLNPMVASAAMSASSVIVVCNSLRLRNWQPSPAARPAGGRPRRPRVSTEAVWER; encoded by the coding sequence ATGAGCGCCCCGGCCGCCTCCGCCGACACGCTCACCACCGAGCTGGTCGTCGGTGGAATGACCTGCGCGGCGTGCGTGGCGCGGGTGGAGAAGAAGCTGGGCCGGGTCGAGGGCGTGAGCGCCACCGTCAACCTCGCCACCGGGCGGGCCCGGGTCAGCCACCCCGCCGAGGTCACCGTCGAGGAGCTGGTGGCGGTGGTGGAGGGCGCCGGCTACACCGCCGAACTCCCACCCCAGCCGCGGTCGCGGGACGACTCCGACGCGACCGGGGGCCCGGACGCCGAGGAGACCGAGAGGACCGCGGACCGGTTCCGGCTGCTGATCACCACCCTGCTGTCGGTCCCGGTGCTGGTCCTGTCCATGGTCCCGGCGCTGCAGTTCCGCAACTGGCAGTGGCTGTGCTTCGTGCTCGCCGCGCCGGTCGCGGTCTGGAGCGCCTGGCCGTTCCATGAGCGGGCGCTGCGCGGCGTCAAGCACGGCGGCGCGACCATGGACACCCTGGTCTCGCTGGGCGTGATCGCCTCCTTCGCCTGGTCCACGTACGCGCTGTTCTTCGGCGGGGCCGGCGAGCCGGGGATGAGCATGCCGTTCACCCTGCTGCCGACCGCCTCCGGCGAGACCGCGCACGTCTATTTGGAAGCCGCCGTCGCCGTCACCCTGTTCGTGCTCACCGGGCGCCGGCTGGAGGCGCGCGCCCGGCGCGGCACCGGCTCCGCGCTGCGCGCCCTGGCCTCGCTGGCCGTGAAGGACGTGCTGGTGCGCGACGCGCGCGGCGCCGAGCAGCGGGTGCCGATCGAGCGGCTGCGGGTCGGCGACCTGTTCGTGGTGCGGCCCGGCGAGCGGGTGGCCACCGACGGCGTGGTCACCGAGGGCAGCTCTGCGCTGGATCTCTCGCTGGTCACCGGCGAGAGCGCGCCGGTCGAGGTGGGTCCGGGCTCCGCGGTGGTCGGTGGCGCGGTCAACTCCGGCGGACTGCTGGAGGTGCGGGCCGAGGCGGTCGGCGCCGACACCCAGCTGGCCCGTATCGCCCAGTTGGTCTCCGACGCCCAGGCGGGCAAGGCGCGGGTGCAGCGGCTCGCGGACGCGGTCGCCGAGGTCTTCGTGCCGGCCGTGCTGGCCATCGCCGTCACGGTGCTCGGCTTCTGGCTGGGCGCCGGTGTCGACCCGCAGGCTGCGATCACCGCGGCGGTGGCCGTGCTGGTCGTCGCCTGCCCCTGCGCCCTCGGTCTGGCCACCCCCACCGCGCTGCTGGCCGCCACCGGCCGCGGCGCCCAGCTCGGCATCCTGGTCAGCGGCCCGCAGGCGCTGGAGGGCCTGCGCCGCGTGGACACCGTGGTGTTGGACAAGACCGGCACGCTGACGGTCGGCGTCATGGACGTGGTCGAGCTGACCGCCCGCGCCGACGGGCTCGGCGCCGAGGAGGCGCTGCGGCTGGCCGGCGCGGTCGAGCAGGGTTCGGAGCACCCGGTCGGCAGGGCCGTGGTCGCCCACGCCCGGCGCGGCGCCCCCGACACCGCGCTCCCCGCCGTCACCGACTTCGCGGCCACCGCCGGCCTCGGCGTCAGCGGTCGTGTCGACGGGCGCCGGATCGAGGTCCTCCGCCCGGACGCGGCGCCCTCCTCGCCGGCCGCTACGGAGGAGAAGTCCACCGCCGCGGCGGGTGCGCCGGAGGCGGCCGAGGCCGCCGCGCTCCCCGCCGAACTCGCCGCGGCGGTCCGCGCGGCCGAGGAGGCCGGGCAGACGGCGGTGCTGCTGCGGGTCGACGGCGTGCCGGAGGCGGTGATCGCCCTGGGCGACACGCTGCGCTCCGGGAGCTACCGCGCGGTCGACCACCTCAAGCGACTCGGGCTGCGCCCGGTGCTCGCCACCGGGGACAGCGAACCCGCGGCCCGCGCGGTCGCCGAGAAGCTGGGCATCGAGGAGGTGCACGCCCGCATCACGCCGGAGGGCAAGGCCGAGCTGGTCAGCGGCCTGCGCGAGCGCGGGCACCGGGTCGCGTTCATCGGCGACGGCGTCAACGACGCGGCCGCGCTCGCCGGCGCCGACCTCGGCATCGCCATGGGCAGCGGCACCGACGCGGCGATCGGAGCCGCCGATGTGACGCTCGTCCGCGAGGACATGGCCGCGGTGGCGGACGCGGTGCGGCTGGCACGCCGCACGCTGGGCACCATCCGGGCCAACCTCGTCTGGGCCTTCACCTACAACGTGCTGACCGTCCCGCTGGCCGCCGTCGGCTGGCTCAATCCGATGGTCGCCTCCGCCGCGATGTCCGCCAGCTCGGTCATCGTGGTCTGCAACAGCCTCCGGCTGCGCAACTGGCAGCCGTCCCCCGCCGCCCGTCCGGCGGGCGGCCGCCCGCGCCGCCCGCGCGTGAGCACCGAAGCCGTCTGGGAGCGATGA
- a CDS encoding zf-HC2 domain-containing protein yields the protein MDCTDFRTAISARVDGEALPPEVPDAVLDAHLARCPRCREWARRVWRLRQLTARVAGC from the coding sequence GTGGACTGCACAGATTTTCGTACCGCCATCTCCGCTCGCGTCGACGGTGAGGCGCTGCCGCCGGAGGTACCGGATGCGGTCCTCGACGCGCATCTGGCGAGATGCCCGCGGTGCCGCGAGTGGGCCCGTCGGGTGTGGCGGCTGCGGCAGCTGACGGCCCGGGTGGCCGGCTGCTGA
- a CDS encoding PIG-L deacetylase family protein, with product MTTHQLDQLAPMPTDWQRALAIVAHPDDLEYGASAAIATWIDQGREVVYLLATRGEAGIDGMAPAVAGPLREAEQRASAAAVGVSVVEFLDHRDGVIEYGTALRAEFAAAIRRHRPELVITLNHRDTWGSGPGQAWNTPDHRAVGRAVLDAAGDAGNRWIFPELLTERSLEPWNGVRHVAVAGSPHPTHAVDATDGVERAVDSLLAHRSYIQALTDEDPERYCRTFLEGAMSAAAARFGGRPAVAFELFNR from the coding sequence ATGACCACCCATCAGCTGGACCAGCTCGCCCCCATGCCCACCGACTGGCAGCGCGCCCTGGCGATCGTCGCCCACCCCGACGACCTGGAGTACGGCGCCTCCGCGGCGATCGCCACCTGGATCGACCAGGGGCGTGAGGTGGTCTACCTGCTGGCCACGCGCGGCGAGGCCGGGATCGACGGCATGGCCCCGGCGGTGGCCGGCCCGCTGCGCGAGGCCGAGCAGCGGGCGAGCGCCGCGGCGGTGGGGGTCTCGGTGGTGGAGTTCCTGGACCACCGGGACGGCGTGATCGAGTACGGCACGGCGCTGCGCGCCGAGTTCGCCGCGGCGATCCGGCGCCACCGCCCCGAGCTGGTGATCACCCTCAACCACCGCGACACCTGGGGCAGCGGACCGGGGCAGGCGTGGAACACCCCGGACCACCGCGCGGTCGGCCGGGCGGTGTTGGACGCGGCCGGCGACGCCGGCAACCGCTGGATCTTCCCCGAGCTGCTGACCGAGCGGAGCCTGGAGCCCTGGAACGGCGTGCGCCATGTGGCCGTCGCCGGCTCCCCGCACCCCACGCACGCGGTGGACGCGACCGACGGGGTCGAGCGCGCCGTCGACTCGCTGCTGGCCCACCGCAGCTATATCCAGGCGCTCACCGACGAGGACCCGGAGCGCTACTGCCGCACCTTCCTGGAGGGCGCCATGTCGGCCGCCGCCGCCCGCTTCGGTGGCCGCCCGGCCGTCGCGTTCGAGCTCTTCAACCGCTGA
- a CDS encoding GAF domain-containing protein, with the protein MANPWLAMAPDTDPAERSRAVRRAHETFLTEGAVDPAVRQVVAASWRRSAAALVVPESMAPIELGDAELEAYRAEHPLARVMPLFRELLGSIAHDGAHLLAVSDERGRLLWVEGHRGVRDRAEGMNFVAGARWDERHAGTNAPGTSLALDHAVQIFASEHYNRRVQHWSCAAAPVHDPHTGRLLGAVDLTGGDHLASPHSLALVRATARAAEAQLMALTPRASGPRTTLTALGRDEALLTGDGLRLRLGRRHSEIMVLLAGHPEGLTGDRLTVELYGERADRRSPVTLRAELSRLRRLVGPLLASRPYRLCAPMAADMTVAAEQLAAGDVYGALRTYRGPLLPLSEAPGVRRMRRLLEDRLRRAVLAGGDAELLCRWVESPWGEDDLEVHEVLLTALPARAPARAALVPHTERLRAAYGLGAAPRGGDATSAQRRRG; encoded by the coding sequence GTGGCCAACCCCTGGCTGGCGATGGCGCCGGACACGGATCCGGCGGAGCGTTCCCGCGCGGTGCGCCGCGCCCATGAGACGTTCCTGACCGAGGGCGCCGTCGACCCCGCCGTACGGCAGGTGGTGGCGGCCTCCTGGCGGCGCTCCGCGGCGGCGCTGGTGGTCCCCGAGTCGATGGCCCCGATCGAGCTGGGCGACGCGGAGCTGGAGGCGTACCGCGCCGAGCATCCGCTGGCCCGGGTGATGCCCCTGTTCCGGGAGTTGTTGGGGAGCATCGCCCATGACGGCGCCCATCTGCTGGCGGTCTCCGACGAACGCGGCCGGTTGCTGTGGGTGGAGGGGCACCGGGGCGTCCGGGACCGCGCGGAGGGCATGAACTTCGTGGCCGGGGCCCGGTGGGACGAGCGGCACGCGGGCACCAACGCGCCGGGCACCTCGCTGGCGCTGGACCACGCGGTGCAGATCTTCGCCTCCGAGCACTACAACCGCCGGGTGCAGCACTGGAGCTGCGCCGCGGCCCCGGTGCACGACCCGCACACCGGCCGGCTGTTGGGCGCGGTCGACCTCACCGGGGGCGACCACCTGGCGTCCCCGCACAGCCTGGCCCTGGTGCGCGCCACCGCCCGCGCGGCGGAGGCGCAGCTGATGGCCCTGACGCCGCGGGCCAGTGGGCCGCGGACCACCCTGACCGCCCTGGGACGTGACGAGGCGCTGCTGACCGGCGACGGCTTACGGCTGCGGCTCGGCCGTCGGCACAGCGAGATCATGGTGCTGCTGGCCGGCCATCCCGAGGGGCTCACCGGCGACCGGCTGACGGTCGAGCTGTACGGCGAGCGGGCGGACCGGCGCTCCCCCGTCACCCTCCGCGCGGAGCTGTCGCGGCTGCGCCGCCTGGTGGGGCCGCTGCTCGCCTCGCGCCCGTACCGGCTGTGCGCGCCCATGGCGGCCGATATGACGGTCGCCGCGGAGCAGTTGGCGGCGGGCGACGTCTACGGCGCGCTGCGCACCTATCGGGGTCCGCTGCTGCCTCTGTCGGAGGCGCCGGGCGTGCGCCGCATGCGGCGGCTGCTGGAGGACCGGCTGCGGCGCGCGGTGCTCGCCGGCGGGGACGCCGAGTTGCTCTGTCGGTGGGTGGAGTCGCCGTGGGGGGAGGACGACCTGGAGGTCCACGAGGTGCTGCTGACGGCCCTCCCGGCGCGCGCCCCGGCCCGCGCCGCCCTCGTCCCCCACACCGAGCGGCTGCGGGCCGCCTACGGCCTGGGCGCGGCACCGCGCGGGGGCGACGCAACGTCCGCGCAACGTCGTCGCGGCTAG
- the adh gene encoding aldehyde dehydrogenase, whose translation MTRYANPGSEGSPVRFKPRYDHWIGGEYVPPKQGRYFENTTPVTGQPFTEIARGTAEDVERALDAAHAAAPAWGRTSPAERATVLNRIADRMEANLEALAVAETWENGKPVRECLAADLPLAIDHYRYFAGAIRAQEGGLSQLDDDTVAYHFHEPLGVVAQIIPWNFPLLMAAWKLAPALAAGNAVVIKPAEQTPASIHVWMELIADLLPPGVVNIVNGFGVEAGKPLASSPRVAKIAFTGETTTGRLIMQYASENLKPVTLELGGKSPNIFFDDVSAADDDFLDKALEGFAMFALNQGEVCTCPSRALVQAGHYRDFMDAAVARTERIVQGHPLDTATMLGAQASNDQLEKILSYLDIGRQEGARVLTGGARAELDGELAGGYYVQPTVFEGDNGMRVFQEEIFGPVVAVTSFADFDEAVTIANDTLYGLGAGVWTRDGNTAYRAGRAIQAGRVWTNCYHDYAAHAAFGGYKQSGIGRETHKMMLDHYQQTKNLLVSYSPKKLGLF comes from the coding sequence GTGACGCGTTACGCAAACCCGGGTTCGGAAGGTTCGCCCGTCCGCTTCAAGCCCCGCTACGACCACTGGATCGGCGGCGAGTACGTGCCGCCGAAGCAGGGCCGCTACTTCGAGAACACGACGCCGGTCACCGGGCAGCCCTTCACGGAGATCGCGCGAGGCACCGCGGAGGACGTGGAGCGGGCGCTGGACGCGGCCCACGCGGCCGCGCCCGCCTGGGGACGCACCTCGCCGGCCGAGCGCGCCACCGTCCTGAACAGGATCGCCGACCGGATGGAGGCGAACCTCGAAGCGCTGGCGGTCGCCGAGACCTGGGAGAACGGCAAGCCGGTGCGTGAGTGCCTGGCGGCCGACCTGCCGCTGGCCATCGACCACTACCGCTACTTCGCGGGGGCGATCCGCGCCCAGGAGGGCGGCCTGTCACAGCTCGACGACGACACCGTGGCATACCACTTCCACGAGCCGCTGGGGGTCGTCGCCCAGATCATCCCGTGGAACTTCCCGCTGCTGATGGCCGCCTGGAAGCTGGCGCCGGCGCTGGCCGCGGGCAACGCCGTGGTGATCAAGCCCGCCGAACAGACCCCGGCCTCGATCCACGTGTGGATGGAGCTGATCGCCGACCTGCTGCCGCCGGGCGTGGTCAACATCGTCAACGGCTTCGGCGTGGAGGCCGGCAAGCCGCTGGCGTCCAGCCCGCGCGTGGCGAAGATCGCCTTTACCGGGGAGACCACCACCGGCCGGCTGATCATGCAGTACGCGAGTGAGAACCTGAAGCCGGTGACGCTGGAGCTCGGCGGCAAGAGCCCCAATATCTTCTTCGACGACGTCTCGGCCGCCGACGACGACTTCCTGGACAAGGCGCTGGAGGGCTTCGCCATGTTCGCCCTCAACCAGGGCGAGGTGTGCACCTGTCCGTCCCGCGCGCTGGTGCAGGCCGGCCACTACCGCGACTTCATGGACGCGGCGGTGGCCCGCACCGAGCGGATCGTCCAGGGGCACCCGCTGGACACCGCGACCATGCTCGGCGCGCAGGCGTCCAACGACCAGTTGGAGAAGATCCTCTCCTATCTGGACATCGGCCGTCAGGAGGGCGCACGGGTCCTCACCGGCGGCGCCCGCGCGGAGCTGGACGGCGAGCTGGCGGGCGGCTACTACGTCCAGCCCACGGTCTTCGAGGGCGACAACGGCATGCGGGTGTTCCAGGAGGAGATCTTCGGTCCGGTGGTGGCGGTGACCTCCTTCGCCGACTTCGACGAGGCCGTCACGATCGCCAACGACACGCTGTACGGGCTGGGCGCGGGCGTGTGGACCCGCGACGGCAACACCGCGTACCGCGCGGGCCGCGCCATCCAGGCGGGCCGGGTGTGGACCAACTGCTACCACGACTACGCCGCGCACGCCGCCTTCGGCGGCTACAAGCAGTCCGGGATCGGCCGCGAGACCCACAAGATGATGCTGGACCACTACCAGCAGACGAAGAACCTGCTGGTCAGCTACTCCCCCAAGAAGCTCGGCCTGTTCTGA
- a CDS encoding PP2C family protein-serine/threonine phosphatase, which yields MANSVFIALLVYIGLIVVVDQVAPRDVRMDMYAAVAPIVAAALCTYRQAVLIAAVDFLAMATLHGAEPDDPQPFNTIATVFGNLLLAGAAITLARLLYDREKLLTRLRVTGEAAQRALLRQLPLRSRGVVVDGLYVSSQRDALVGGDIYEVLETPYGTRVLIGDVQGKGLRTLGAGAAVLTAFREAAFYRPSLESAVDAMESGLWRYARSAADESEGADERFVTALVFGVEEDTWVPDGTSVPIVFVDCGHVAPLLIHGDGRITELAPPDEAGLPLGLGQLVERPRAVQRVAVPAEARVFACTDGVTEARGADGAFYPLADRLSGWAELPTSELLARLREDLDAHTGGRLQDDAAALIMERAAADAAPDGGRPVSG from the coding sequence GTGGCGAACAGCGTCTTCATCGCGCTGCTCGTGTACATCGGGCTGATCGTCGTGGTCGACCAGGTCGCGCCGCGCGATGTCCGGATGGACATGTACGCGGCCGTCGCCCCGATCGTGGCCGCCGCGCTGTGCACCTACCGCCAGGCGGTCCTCATCGCCGCGGTCGACTTCCTCGCCATGGCCACGCTGCACGGCGCGGAGCCCGACGACCCGCAGCCGTTCAACACGATCGCCACCGTCTTCGGCAACCTGCTGCTGGCGGGGGCGGCCATCACCCTGGCACGGCTGCTCTACGACCGGGAGAAGCTGCTGACGCGGCTGCGCGTCACCGGGGAGGCGGCGCAGCGCGCTCTGCTGCGCCAGCTCCCGTTGCGCAGCCGCGGCGTGGTCGTGGACGGGCTCTACGTCTCCTCGCAGCGGGACGCGCTGGTCGGCGGGGACATCTACGAGGTGCTGGAGACCCCGTACGGGACCCGGGTGCTGATCGGCGACGTCCAGGGCAAGGGGCTGCGCACGCTCGGCGCGGGCGCCGCGGTGCTCACCGCCTTCCGCGAGGCCGCCTTCTACCGACCCAGCCTGGAGAGCGCGGTGGACGCCATGGAGTCGGGCCTGTGGCGTTACGCGCGGTCGGCGGCGGACGAGTCGGAGGGGGCCGACGAGCGGTTCGTGACGGCCCTGGTGTTCGGGGTCGAGGAGGACACCTGGGTGCCCGACGGGACGAGCGTGCCCATCGTCTTCGTCGACTGCGGCCATGTGGCGCCGCTGCTCATCCACGGCGACGGCAGGATCACCGAGCTGGCGCCGCCGGACGAGGCGGGGCTGCCGCTGGGCCTCGGCCAGCTGGTGGAGCGGCCCCGCGCGGTGCAGCGCGTCGCCGTCCCCGCCGAGGCACGGGTCTTCGCCTGCACCGACGGGGTGACCGAGGCGCGCGGCGCGGACGGCGCGTTCTATCCGCTCGCGGACCGCCTCAGCGGCTGGGCCGAGCTGCCCACCTCGGAGCTGCTGGCCCGGCTGCGGGAGGACCTCGACGCCCATACGGGGGGCCGGCTCCAGGACGACGCGGCCGCGCTGATCATGGAACGCGCGGCCGCGGACGCCGCGCCGGACGGCGGCCGCCCCGTCAGCGGTTGA
- a CDS encoding isocyanide synthase family protein — protein sequence MIDSRASRATASISARVLAVLLPYRRAADPAEAPDHPEQLFQIEQFVRAGEPIVFTLPGFPCKSTNPAKVLGPLPDESERLSLRFLDRLCARVAEVYPPGARLVICAEGHVFGDLIGVSDAHIDAYVEELRAIVRRERLTRLTTFDLREVYGDLPYAGKRALVDAVYAPSTESLWAQARADADTLRLYRGIARSLAEDARAVAFPGPRSALRRAHRDRAYGVLRRSRAWCDLIADHHPRSVRLSVHPQRSGAAKFGIRLLDADDVWATPWHSAALRSADGGWRLMRRVDAERLGRLVLRHGRPSHFEAR from the coding sequence ATGATCGATTCCCGCGCGTCGCGCGCCACCGCCAGCATCAGCGCCCGGGTCCTGGCCGTGCTGCTGCCCTACCGTCGCGCCGCGGACCCCGCCGAGGCGCCCGACCACCCCGAACAGCTCTTCCAGATCGAGCAGTTCGTCCGCGCGGGGGAGCCGATCGTCTTCACCCTGCCCGGCTTCCCCTGCAAGTCGACCAATCCCGCCAAGGTGCTCGGGCCGCTCCCCGACGAGAGCGAAAGGCTCTCGCTCCGCTTCCTGGACCGGCTGTGCGCGCGGGTCGCCGAGGTGTACCCGCCCGGCGCCCGACTGGTCATCTGTGCCGAAGGCCATGTCTTCGGCGACCTCATCGGCGTTTCCGACGCGCACATCGACGCCTATGTGGAGGAGCTCCGCGCCATCGTGCGGCGCGAGCGGCTCACCCGTCTGACCACCTTCGACCTGCGGGAGGTCTACGGCGATCTGCCCTACGCCGGCAAGCGGGCCCTGGTGGACGCCGTGTACGCGCCCAGCACGGAGAGCCTGTGGGCCCAGGCCCGTGCCGACGCGGACACGCTGCGGCTGTACCGGGGCATCGCCCGCTCGTTGGCCGAGGACGCCCGGGCCGTCGCCTTCCCCGGCCCCCGCTCCGCGCTGCGACGCGCCCATCGGGACCGCGCCTACGGCGTCCTGCGCCGCAGCCGCGCCTGGTGCGACCTGATCGCGGACCACCATCCGCGCTCGGTGCGGCTCTCCGTCCATCCGCAGCGCTCCGGCGCGGCGAAGTTCGGCATCCGGCTGCTGGACGCGGACGACGTCTGGGCCACGCCCTGGCACTCGGCGGCGCTGCGGAGCGCAGACGGCGGCTGGCGGCTGATGCGCCGGGTGGACGCGGAACGGCTGGGACGCCTGGTGCTGCGCCACGGCCGCCCGAGCCACTTCGAGGCCCGGTAG
- a CDS encoding copper chaperone PCu(A)C, producing the protein MTAVKFDLSSVRTALAPVAAFAVALGGLTAWTAAGAAGTPAELSVTRARMLLPSNPDITAAFFDIRNEGGADDELVRITSPATDGRIMLSRNIDRNGVGTMRMVESTTVPADDTLRMSTSSVDVMVDDPPPLRAGDRMPFTLHFRDSDPIRVEALVVPAGRL; encoded by the coding sequence ATGACCGCAGTGAAGTTCGACCTCTCCTCCGTGCGCACCGCGCTGGCCCCGGTGGCCGCCTTCGCCGTGGCGCTGGGCGGGCTCACCGCCTGGACCGCCGCGGGCGCCGCGGGCACCCCCGCCGAGCTGTCGGTGACCCGGGCCCGGATGCTGCTCCCGTCCAACCCGGACATCACGGCGGCCTTCTTCGACATCCGCAACGAGGGCGGAGCCGACGACGAGCTGGTGCGCATCACCTCGCCCGCCACCGACGGCCGGATCATGCTCAGCCGCAACATCGACCGCAACGGCGTGGGCACCATGCGGATGGTGGAGTCGACGACCGTGCCGGCCGACGACACACTGCGCATGTCGACCTCCAGCGTCGATGTCATGGTGGACGACCCGCCGCCGCTGCGCGCCGGCGACCGGATGCCGTTCACCCTGCACTTCCGGGACAGCGACCCGATCCGCGTGGAGGCGTTGGTCGTCCCCGCGGGTCGGCTCTGA
- a CDS encoding sigma-70 family RNA polymerase sigma factor — MRDRERDDEALTACALAARGGDAEAVDRFIRSTRGDVWRYVSRLSDDPQSADDLVQETYLRALSGLPRFEARSSARTWLLSIARRAVVDRLRRNAARPRLSDTDDWQAAAERTQCRALPDFGFDEGVALSQLLALLPYERREAFVLTQLLGLPYAEAADVAGCPVGTVRSRVARAREALVQQLTAAEREAADTSDSACPDVVGASGAGTGVTPVGAVPAPAQPAARPRAAARRRQPALAGSR; from the coding sequence GTGCGTGACCGCGAGCGTGACGACGAGGCGCTGACCGCCTGCGCGCTGGCGGCGCGCGGGGGCGACGCCGAGGCCGTGGACCGGTTCATCCGCTCCACCCGCGGCGACGTGTGGCGGTATGTCTCGCGACTCAGCGACGACCCGCAGTCCGCCGACGACCTGGTCCAGGAGACCTATCTGCGGGCGCTGAGCGGACTGCCCCGCTTCGAGGCGCGCTCCTCGGCGCGCACCTGGCTGCTGTCCATCGCGCGCCGCGCGGTCGTCGACCGGCTGCGCCGCAACGCGGCCCGGCCCCGACTCTCGGACACCGACGACTGGCAGGCCGCCGCGGAGCGCACGCAGTGCCGCGCCCTGCCGGACTTCGGCTTCGACGAGGGAGTGGCGCTCTCCCAGCTGCTGGCCCTGCTGCCGTACGAGCGCCGGGAGGCGTTCGTCCTCACCCAGCTGCTGGGTCTGCCCTACGCCGAGGCCGCCGACGTCGCCGGCTGCCCCGTCGGCACCGTGCGCTCCCGAGTGGCCCGCGCCCGCGAGGCGCTGGTGCAGCAGCTGACCGCCGCCGAGCGGGAGGCCGCGGACACCTCCGACTCCGCATGCCCGGACGTCGTCGGGGCATCCGGCGCCGGCACCGGGGTGACCCCGGTCGGCGCGGTGCCCGCGCCCGCCCAGCCGGCCGCTCGTCCCCGGGCGGCCGCGCGGCGGCGACAGCCCGCGCTGGCCGGCTCCCGCTGA
- a CDS encoding acyl-CoA dehydrogenase family protein: protein MTEHGPQPVERQLPTEEARDLIALVRELAAREIRPHAAEEEAAGHFPRELFTLLSESGLLGLPYPEEFGGGDQPYEVYLQVLEELAAARLTVGLGVSVHTLACHALATYGTKEQRAEHLPAMLGGGLLGAYCLSEPASGSDAASLRTRAVRDEGEGAGWTLNGTKAWITHGGIADFYTVLARTGQEGPKGISAFLVPGDAPGLSAAAPERKMGMNGSPTAQLHFDDVRVADDRRLGEEGQGFSIALGALDAGRLGIAACAIGVAQAALDEAIRYTAERRQFNRPISDFQGLRFMLADMATQIEAGRALYLAAARRRDAGLAFSQQAAMAKLFCTDAVMRVTTDAVQLLGGYGYTADFPVERFMREAKVLQIVEGTNQIQRVVIARHLAGPESRR, encoded by the coding sequence ATGACCGAGCACGGCCCCCAGCCGGTGGAACGCCAGCTGCCCACCGAGGAAGCCCGTGACCTGATCGCGCTCGTGCGCGAGCTCGCCGCGCGGGAGATCCGGCCGCACGCCGCCGAGGAGGAGGCCGCCGGGCACTTCCCGCGCGAGCTGTTCACCCTGCTCTCCGAGTCCGGCCTGCTCGGACTGCCCTACCCGGAGGAGTTCGGCGGCGGAGACCAGCCGTACGAGGTCTACCTCCAGGTCCTCGAGGAGCTCGCCGCCGCCCGGCTCACCGTCGGCCTCGGCGTCAGCGTGCACACCCTCGCCTGCCACGCCCTCGCCACCTACGGCACCAAGGAGCAGCGCGCCGAGCACCTGCCGGCCATGCTCGGCGGCGGCCTGCTGGGTGCCTACTGCCTCTCCGAGCCGGCCTCCGGGTCCGACGCCGCCTCGCTGCGCACCCGCGCGGTGCGCGATGAGGGCGAAGGCGCCGGCTGGACCCTCAACGGCACCAAGGCGTGGATCACCCACGGAGGCATCGCCGACTTCTACACCGTCCTCGCCCGCACCGGCCAGGAGGGCCCGAAGGGCATCTCGGCCTTCCTGGTGCCCGGCGACGCCCCCGGCCTGTCCGCGGCCGCCCCCGAGCGGAAGATGGGCATGAACGGCTCGCCCACCGCACAGCTGCACTTCGACGACGTGCGCGTCGCCGACGACCGCCGGCTGGGCGAGGAGGGGCAGGGCTTCTCCATCGCGCTGGGCGCGCTCGACGCCGGCCGGCTCGGCATCGCCGCGTGTGCGATCGGCGTGGCCCAGGCCGCGCTGGACGAGGCGATCCGGTACACGGCCGAGCGCCGGCAGTTCAACCGGCCCATCTCCGACTTCCAGGGCCTGCGCTTCATGCTCGCCGACATGGCCACCCAGATCGAGGCCGGACGCGCCCTGTACCTGGCCGCCGCCCGCCGTCGCGACGCCGGGCTGGCCTTCTCGCAGCAGGCGGCCATGGCCAAGCTCTTCTGCACCGACGCCGTCATGCGCGTGACCACCGACGCGGTCCAACTGCTCGGCGGCTACGGCTACACCGCCGACTTCCCCGTCGAGCGCTTCATGCGCGAGGCCAAGGTCCTCCAGATCGTGGAGGGCACCAACCAGATCCAGCGCGTGGTCATAGCCCGCCACCTCGCGGGCCCCGAGTCCCGCCGCTGA